In the Desulfobotulus mexicanus genome, AACCGTAGGATTGATAACCCTTGTGGGGGTTATAACCATATTTTTATCCACCTACATGATTCTCTATTCCAGCCAGCTTTATAATTTTCTTTCTGAATCCCTTAAGATATTTGAAAGATCAATACCCCACAGAGAGGCTTCTGCTGATACGGAAAACCGCGTGGAACATCTGGATGTGATTCTTGTGGGCCTTGGTAATTACGGAAGTGGCCTTGCTGATTATCTTTTGAGGCGGGAAAAAACGGTTCTGGGGGTGGACTTTGATCCCGCAGCCCTGGACAGATGGCGGGAGCGTGGGGTTTCTGTACTTTATGGCGATATGGGGGACCCGGATATCCATGAACATCTGCCTCTGCATAAAACCCGGTGGGTGATCAGTACGGTCCGGTCAAGGGAAATGAACCTGACATTGGCACAGAATCTGGCAGGTGCAGGATATGGTGGCAAGCTGGCCCTGACGGCCACCGATGCGGAAGAAGCAGTGGATTTTGAAAAGGCCGGGGCTCATCTGGTTTTCCGCCCGTATATGGACGCAACGGAACAGGCTGCAGATGCCCTGACCTATGCCATGGACTTTTTACCGGAAAATATTGACTGGCCAGTGTCTTTTCTTGAAGTCAGGATTCAGTCCGATGCCACGGCAGCAGGGCAGAGGATCAAGAATATCCCCTTAAGGGCCTTAACCGGGGTTTCTATTCTGGCTGTCAGTCGTGGAGGCAGCGTGCACTATGATCCAGGCCCGGATTTCAGGATTTTCCCCGGAGACCGATTACTCATTGTCGGACCACCTTCAGGCCTTAAGGATGCGGGCAGGGTACTCAATCAGCTTGAAAAGCAGAAAGGCTCCGAAGGCATTGATCATTTTGAAATTGCAGAAGTTTTTGTTGCTGAGAATTCGCTTCTTTCCGGAAAATCTCCCGGAGAGATTCGTTTCAGACAGAAATACGGTGTGACCCTGCTGGGTATTTTACGGAGAGGACAGAGGATAACCACCATTCAACCCGAGGAGCATTTTCTGGGTGGGGATCGGCTGGTGGTGATCGGAATTGCAGGTGCTATTAAAGCATTGAAGGCTCAGCAGCCACTTTAGCTTGTTTTTGAAAATAGAAATCCCTGTTTTTTTTCCGGAGGGCTCCACAGCTAAAAAAAGGCCATTGCCATCCCGCAGGGCGATTCTCTTTTCTACGGCCACGACCGCATCTATTTTCGTGTTATTCAAAACACCCATAATGACAGACCTTTGAAGAATTAGTTACGGAACCTTCCATATGCGCTTTCGTCACTATCCAGGCACTAAAAATCATTTTCCACAAGGCTTTTTTAAGGGTTTTCCTGCTTTTCTGTTATCACCCCAAACAGCCCACGAAACAGCCCAAAACCCCCGCCAATACTGGACCTAAAGCAACAAAAAAGGCCTCCCTAAGGAGACCTTGAATGTTATATGGCGGAAGTGCATGTCACTATAAGACGTTTTTATTTCACTGTTTTTACTGCATGAATGACATGGGTTCTGGTTTGACTACATGCTGACCACATATTATGGGGTTTAATCTTCAGGCACTTGCGCCTGTATAATCCCCGTTGTTTTCTGCTATGGCGTGCCGCTGTTCTTTGTCACGCATACCGAAGCGTATTCTGTCCTGCTTTATTATTTCTGCTGCCTGAGGGACTGAACAAAGGCCTCATGGTGGACTTCCGGACTGAGTACGCTTACCGTCCGGAGGATATTGTTCACGGACACCACCATATTCTGATGAAGCTGGCTCAGGGTGCTTAAGCTTGCCAGCATACCATTCACTTCCCGGACAAGGTGCCTTGCCAGAAGGATCTGGTCTTCATGGTCATGGGTGATGGCCACGGGAGCGGCAGATCCATAGCGGCCCGTCTTGCGGATGGAGGGGAGCACTTCCGAGGCCACCCAGTTGGTGAACTCTTCGGCGGCTGGTTTGTTGGAGCGGAAGGCCAGCTTGTACAGGGCGGGTTCGTTGATGATGACAAATTCTTGGTCCTGCTCCCCGTACTCACCGTGCTGGTTTTTGAGGGGGGTCCGGAAACTCCGGACCCCCCTCCAGCTTTCTGGAATACTCTGCAAAGAATCAGAGCCTTTCCATGTGATTTCGAGAGCATCGTAAACATCTTTAGCAACAAACCAGATTTGCCCGTTTTCGGATAAAGTTCTTACTGTTTGATTCTGAAAGGTAAAGTCGATGGTGGAAAGATTGTTTGTCATGGCGGCCTCTGTGCTTTGAATTATTAAAGGTTTCCGCCGACCTGAATGCTAAACAGGGAAGGCGGAACTATACGGGTTAGCATTACCGGGCACAGAGAACCGGCGCTTCCGAAGAAGCCCACGTATAGCTCCGCCATAAGGGTATGCGAGAGCGCAAAAAATGCGCCTGCATTCTGTCTGGTGGGGCGCTAAGCTCCGTGCTGTCGGGATGCTAAACCCGGCTACGGTTTTTTGCCGCAGCATGAAAACGATACCCAGACCGGAATGGAATGTCAAGATGCTGTTTCGGTTGGAAAGGAAAGTTACGGGAAATGTAAACGGGACTTGTCAGGCTGGGGGGGGTGGGGTATGGAAAAGGATCGTTTTTCAGAGGAGCAAAGAGGTAGTATCACTCTTCGGCCTACATGTTATACAGAAATGTATAATCTTTTTTATTTGAATAAAAATGAAAGTTAATATATGGAATTGATAAAATATGAAATAATGGAAAGATTGCTCAATGAATTTGTAGGGATGCAATTTACCACGCAGGACTTTGTTCATGTGTTTAAAAAACAATTGCCAGATATATATAATACAATTGTTATAGAGTTTGGGTCAGGAGGCAAAGGATCGGGTAGAAATTATTCATCTAATGTTCATATTGGAAAGTCAATCTCCAAACACCGCGAATCCACTCTAGCACTAACTTTTATTACCGATATTAAAGCACCCAAAGCTTGGGGTAACCCAGTAATTCCTCTTTGGGATTATAATCCAAATAATATTGAAACAGTAAGATTCGGAACATCCATTGAAAATGATATCTCAGATCTATTAGACAATGATAAAATTTCTGGAACTGATAGAGAGGCTTTAGTATTATCCAGAATTGGGCAAGGAGAATTTAGAAAAAAGCTCATTAAATACTGGAAGCACTGCGCTGTAACCCACTGTAAAGATACAGACCTATTAATTGCTTCTCATATTAAACCATGGTCTAAAAGCTCAAATATTGAGAGATTGGATGTTTACAATGGCTTATTGCTTACTCCAAACATTGATCGTCTTTTTGATAGAGGGTATGTCTCATTTTCTGATAAAGGAAAGATATTAATATCAAATCTCCTACCTAATAATACGAAAAAACAATTTGGTATAGATAAAGGGTTATGCATAAAGATGGAAGAGAATCATATAAAGTACATGGAACATCATAGAGAATATGTTTTTCGGACAACCACAAGATAAATATCAATAATGGCTTGCTCAATCACCTATCATGGAGCTTAAAAAAGGGGTCTGACCCCTTTTATCCCTGCTCACCGCCGCCCCGGTTGTCTTCGGAAGAAGGGGTCAGGAAATTCCTGAGTCCTTTCCATTCATCGGGTATAGAGGCAAGCGTTTGTTTCCCCGTCCATGAGATCCCTAGTGCTTCACATACATCTTTAGCGACAAACCAGATCTCTCCGTTTTCAGAAAGGGTTCTGATTGTACAGTTTTGAAAAATAAAATTGGTGGTGGGCAGGTTGTTTTCCATGACAGGCTCCTTGGCTAAAAAAATGAAGGAATCCGCCATCTCTGAATGCTAAAACAGGGGTGGCGGAGCTATATGGGTTAGCATTACCGGGCCAAGGCAACCGGTGCTTCCGAAGAAGCCCACATATAGCTCCGCCATAAGGGTGTGCGAGGACACAAAAAATGCGCCTGCATCTTTTTATGGTGGCGCTACACGCCTTGACTTTCGGGATGCTAAACCCGGCTACGGTTTTTTACCGCAGCATGAAAACGATACCCAGACCGAAATAGAATGTCAAGATGCCTGTTAAGAATGCAGGGGAAAATTACGGGAAATGTAAACGGGACTTGTCAGGCTGGGGTGGGTGGGGTATGGAAAAGGATCTTTTTTTGAGGGTGCAGTGGGGTTTGTGGACAGTATAACTCCTCAGTCTGCATGTTATACAGAACTGTATAATATTTTGTTCACGGCGGCTGCGCCGCCGTGAATCGTGGTGCTGACTACGGTCAGCACCACGATTATGCCACCTAGAATTTAGCAAGGATTATTAATGAAGACGTGTTTTGTTGTGATGGCTATTGGTGATCAAAGTTATGGTGATAGCTATATAAGTTCTGCAGATCTCAGAGCGAGATATGATGGACTAATTAAGGAGTCGATTGAAAGTATTTCTGATGATATCAAGGTTGTAAGAGCTGATGACATATCAAAATCCGGCTCGATTTCATCTGACATTTTTAAAAAGCTAATTTTGTCCGATTATGTTGTGGTCGATTTAACTTACCCGAATCCGAATGTTTTCTATGAGCTTGGGCTAAGACATGCCGTGAGAAACAAAACAATTCTTATAAAAGAGAAGGGCAGTAATAATAATCCTTTTGATATTTCTGGACTCAGATACATCGAGTATCAAGATACAGGATCTGGATTAAAAAATCTTAAAGAGCGCCTGTCGAAAGCATTCGCTGAGTATGAGGAGTCGCCTGCTCATGTCGATAATGATTTTCTTGCCACTGCTTTATCAATGGGTTTGTGTTTTCAAAAGATCGCAAGAGACCCTAAAAAGGAAGCCAAGAAAAAAGCGA is a window encoding:
- a CDS encoding cation:proton antiporter, whose protein sequence is MFQGSAFVEIAAILSLATVIGIIGQKLRQPLIIMFLATGIIAGPSMLGIIHSYEQIDLLAEIGIALLLFIVGLKLDLHLIRTTGPVALATGLGQIIFTSIVGFLIAMVMGMNWLHAAYVAVALTFSSTIIIVKLLSDKKEIDSLHGQIAIGFLIIQDIAAILALVVLTTFGSSAGSDGDNLWISTLVIFIKGFGLLGCVALVMKFILPGLVKRLAYSLEMLTLFAIAWAVFLGAASEILGFSKEVGAFLAGISLAPTEYRDSIGARLTSLRDFLLLFFFIDLGARLDWSTVGSQIGPAIVFSIFVLIGNPLIVLMIMGFMGYRRRTGLLAGLTVAQISEFSLIVAALGLSIGHITNETVGLITLVGVITIFLSTYMILYSSQLYNFLSESLKIFERSIPHREASADTENRVEHLDVILVGLGNYGSGLADYLLRREKTVLGVDFDPAALDRWRERGVSVLYGDMGDPDIHEHLPLHKTRWVISTVRSREMNLTLAQNLAGAGYGGKLALTATDAEEAVDFEKAGAHLVFRPYMDATEQAADALTYAMDFLPENIDWPVSFLEVRIQSDATAAGQRIKNIPLRALTGVSILAVSRGGSVHYDPGPDFRIFPGDRLLIVGPPSGLKDAGRVLNQLEKQKGSEGIDHFEIAEVFVAENSLLSGKSPGEIRFRQKYGVTLLGILRRGQRITTIQPEEHFLGGDRLVVIGIAGAIKALKAQQPL
- a CDS encoding HNH endonuclease, which produces MELIKYEIMERLLNEFVGMQFTTQDFVHVFKKQLPDIYNTIVIEFGSGGKGSGRNYSSNVHIGKSISKHRESTLALTFITDIKAPKAWGNPVIPLWDYNPNNIETVRFGTSIENDISDLLDNDKISGTDREALVLSRIGQGEFRKKLIKYWKHCAVTHCKDTDLLIASHIKPWSKSSNIERLDVYNGLLLTPNIDRLFDRGYVSFSDKGKILISNLLPNNTKKQFGIDKGLCIKMEENHIKYMEHHREYVFRTTTR
- a CDS encoding BRO-N domain-containing protein, which codes for MTNNLSTIDFTFQNQTVRTLSENGQIWFVAKDVYDALEITWKGSDSLQSIPESWRGVRSFRTPLKNQHGEYGEQDQEFVIINEPALYKLAFRSNKPAAEEFTNWVASEVLPSIRKTGRYGSAAPVAITHDHEDQILLARHLVREVNGMLASLSTLSQLHQNMVVSVNNILRTVSVLSPEVHHEAFVQSLRQQK
- a CDS encoding BRO-N domain-containing protein yields the protein MENNLPTTNFIFQNCTIRTLSENGEIWFVAKDVCEALGISWTGKQTLASIPDEWKGLRNFLTPSSEDNRGGGEQG